The following are encoded together in the Pseudomonadota bacterium genome:
- the ftsA gene encoding cell division protein FtsA translates to MARREDLVVGLDIGTTKICCIVGEVMNEGVDVVGIGTHPSKGLRKGVVVNIESTVNSIRKAIEEAELMAGCEIASVFAGIAGGHIKGINSHGIVAIKDKEVTPADVDRVIDAAQAVSIPLDREVIHVIPQQFIVDDQDGVRDPVGMSGVRLESKVHIVTGAVTSAQNIIKCCNRAGLNVNDIILQQLASSEAVLSNDEKDLGVVLLDVGGGTTDIAIFSQGSIVHTAVLTIGGNHLTNDVAVGLRTPQHEAEKIKQRYGCCVAGMIHKDETIEVPSVGGRSPRVLSRQILAEILEPRMEEIFTLAHQEIARSGYEDMLAAGVVLTGGTSSLEGAGELAEQIFNLPVRKGLPKRIGGLVDVVKNPMYSTAVGLTQLGSNNRDEQRFKVRDRNIYNKVKGRMKELLGEIF, encoded by the coding sequence ATGGCAAGGCGAGAGGATCTGGTGGTGGGTCTGGACATAGGCACGACGAAGATATGCTGCATCGTGGGCGAGGTGATGAACGAGGGGGTGGACGTCGTCGGGATCGGGACCCACCCGTCCAAGGGCCTCCGCAAGGGGGTGGTCGTCAACATCGAGAGCACGGTCAACTCGATACGCAAGGCGATCGAGGAGGCTGAGCTGATGGCCGGCTGCGAGATCGCCTCTGTGTTCGCCGGGATCGCGGGCGGCCACATCAAGGGCATAAACAGCCACGGGATCGTCGCGATCAAGGACAAGGAGGTGACGCCGGCCGACGTCGACAGGGTCATAGACGCGGCCCAGGCGGTCTCCATTCCCCTCGACCGCGAGGTGATCCACGTGATCCCGCAGCAGTTCATCGTGGACGATCAGGACGGCGTGCGCGACCCGGTGGGCATGAGCGGGGTCAGGCTCGAATCCAAGGTCCACATAGTGACCGGCGCGGTCACCTCGGCACAGAACATAATCAAGTGCTGCAACCGGGCGGGACTCAACGTCAACGACATCATACTTCAGCAGCTCGCCTCCTCGGAGGCGGTGCTCTCCAACGACGAGAAGGACCTGGGCGTCGTGCTCCTCGACGTGGGCGGCGGCACGACCGACATCGCTATCTTCTCCCAGGGATCGATCGTCCACACGGCGGTGCTGACCATCGGCGGCAACCACCTGACCAACGACGTGGCGGTGGGGCTCCGCACGCCGCAGCACGAGGCGGAGAAGATCAAGCAGAGGTACGGCTGCTGCGTGGCCGGGATGATCCACAAGGACGAGACCATAGAGGTCCCGTCGGTGGGCGGCCGCAGCCCGAGGGTGCTCTCGAGGCAGATATTGGCAGAGATCCTCGAGCCGCGCATGGAGGAGATATTCACCCTCGCCCACCAGGAGATAGCCCGCTCCGGCTACGAGGACATGCTGGCTGCAGGGGTCGTGCTCACCGGCGGCACATCTTCGCTGGAGGGTGCGGGGGAGCTGGCCGAGCAGATATTCAACCTCCCGGTCCGGAAGGGGCTGCCCAAGAGGATCGGCGGCCTCGTGGACGTGGTGAAGAACCCTATGTACTCCACCGCGGTAGGGCTCACCCAGCTGGGCTCCAACAACAGGGACGAGCAGCGGTTCAAGGTGCGGGACCGCAACATATACAACAAGGTCAAGGGCCGCATGAAGGAGCTTCTGGGGGAGATATTCTAA
- the ftsZ gene encoding cell division protein FtsZ produces MFELVESCAQNAKIKVIGVGGGGGNAINTMMEHGLEGVDFMVANTDMQALRLNLAPSKIQIGRELTKGLGAGANPEVGRNAALEDQKAIVEQLDGADMVFITAGMGGGTGTGGAPIIAKLAKEMGALTVGVVTKPFTFEGRQRSQQSERGIAELREAVDTLITIPNEKLLGVVGHDVTVIDAFKKADEVLFQAVKGIADLITVHGLVNLDFADVRTVMNEMGMALMGTGIGEGESRAIDAATKAISSPLLEDTTIKGATGILINITGGPDMTLYEISEASKIIQQEADDNANILFGAVINEEMRGEMRVTVIATGFNKPQGKALRSAHTVTAAPSVSSYSQAAQGLTMTMPRQHPAQAELRAQPQLALAAQQHQPQGREKGAFPLGASRHAPVSAGVLAGEALVNKGFAKQEINNDLKDIAREIGVLEYQNDEYDIPTFLRKQAD; encoded by the coding sequence ATGTTTGAATTAGTCGAGAGCTGCGCACAGAACGCCAAGATAAAGGTGATCGGGGTAGGGGGCGGCGGGGGCAACGCGATCAACACGATGATGGAGCATGGTCTCGAGGGCGTGGATTTCATGGTGGCAAACACCGACATGCAGGCGCTCAGGCTCAACCTCGCCCCCAGCAAGATCCAGATAGGGAGGGAGCTGACCAAGGGGCTCGGCGCCGGCGCCAACCCGGAGGTCGGCCGCAACGCGGCGCTCGAGGACCAGAAGGCGATTGTCGAGCAGCTCGACGGCGCCGACATGGTCTTCATAACCGCGGGCATGGGCGGCGGCACCGGGACCGGCGGCGCTCCGATCATCGCCAAGCTGGCGAAGGAGATGGGCGCGCTGACCGTCGGCGTGGTGACCAAGCCTTTCACCTTCGAGGGGAGACAGCGGTCGCAGCAGTCCGAGCGCGGGATCGCGGAGCTGCGCGAGGCGGTCGACACGCTCATCACCATACCGAACGAGAAGCTGCTCGGGGTGGTGGGCCACGACGTCACCGTCATCGACGCATTCAAGAAGGCCGACGAGGTCCTCTTCCAGGCGGTGAAGGGGATCGCGGACCTCATCACGGTGCACGGCCTGGTCAACCTCGACTTCGCCGACGTCCGCACCGTGATGAACGAGATGGGCATGGCGCTCATGGGCACGGGGATCGGCGAGGGCGAGTCCAGGGCGATCGACGCGGCGACGAAGGCGATCTCGAGCCCGCTGCTGGAGGACACCACGATCAAGGGCGCTACCGGGATACTCATCAACATCACCGGCGGGCCGGACATGACGCTCTACGAGATAAGCGAGGCGTCCAAGATCATCCAGCAGGAGGCGGACGACAACGCCAACATACTCTTCGGCGCGGTGATCAACGAGGAGATGCGGGGCGAGATGCGCGTGACGGTGATCGCGACCGGCTTCAACAAGCCGCAGGGCAAGGCGCTCCGGTCCGCGCACACGGTGACTGCGGCGCCCTCGGTCTCGAGCTATTCCCAGGCGGCACAGGGGCTCACCATGACCATGCCGAGGCAGCACCCGGCGCAGGCCGAGCTCAGGGCGCAGCCGCAGCTTGCACTTGCCGCACAGCAGCACCAGCCCCAGGGCAGGGAGAAGGGCGCCTTCCCGCTCGGTGCCTCCAGGCACGCCCCTGTTTCAGCCGGGGTGCTCGCCGGCGAGGCGCTGGTGAACAAGGGCTTTGCCAAGCAGGAAATAAATAATGATCTCAAAGACATAGCCAGGGAGATCGGCGTGCTCGAATACCAGAACGACGAGTACGACATACCGACTTTCTTGAGGAAACAGGCCGACTGA